One Chitinivibrionia bacterium genomic window, GCCTCAAAAATCGCCAAGGATGCAAAGGAACAAAAGTTATGAAATCGGCTGTTTTTAGTTCATTGTAAAAAGCAGTCAGCCCAAAACGAAAAATATCCGAAGCGTTTTTTGTTATTGACGAATATTTTAGATTGTGAATAATTTTTGCCATTTCTTTATTGAATACATCCATAGAAAAAACATCGAGCGTTTTTTGCTCGTATTCGATTTGCCCTACAAAAGACCTGTGTCCGCCGATATATGCTTTTGCGCAATTCTCGCAAAGAGACGAAATTCGCGCCTCCCTTTGGCAAATCGGGCAAATCTGCGGAAATATTACATCAAGAAATTTTGCGAATATTGTGGCGGGTCTGGGCAAGTTCGTCAAGAAATTTTTGCTC contains:
- a CDS encoding ComF family protein is translated as MTNLPRPATIFAKFLDVIFPQICPICQREARISSLCENCAKAYIGGHRSFVGQIEYEQKTLDVFSMDVFNKEMAKIIHNLKYSSITKNASDIFRFGLTAFYNELKTADFITFVPLHPWRFLRRGYNQAAILAKVAAKELDIDCKRTLFRRRYNETQTKKNSEKRRKSVINLFAMLPKIDVCGKTIILVDDVCTTGSTIGECSKVLLAAGAKKVILLVLAKV